In Setaria viridis chromosome 5, Setaria_viridis_v4.0, whole genome shotgun sequence, the genomic stretch ATCCGAGCTTTGGACTGAATTTCAGCTATGTCAAAGCTCCATTTTCATGTGGACTGTTTGCAACGAACCTGATGAGCAGTAATTCGATATCAGAATTCATATATAGCCATGTTTGACCATTAAGATACCGGATCACTAGGATGCTGAAGTTCGCTTACCATTGTAGCTGTTTGAGGAGGTGGCCGCAATTTCCTGATTTTGCCCGATATCCATGTGAACTACACTTTGGAGATCATCTTGCCAGAAAGTCCCAACCTgtgatgcattttttttatcctCAGTGTCACCGCATACAGATAGTATAACTTAAGCTCACAAAGTTGGTGTGCATTATTACCTGCGAGGCGGCGTCGCTAACTCCATTGAGAAAACGATGTTGAGAGTTCATCTGCTGGCAAAATGCCGGGTCAAGTGGGTGCATATTACTTTGGTTGTCCATGCCATTGGTTAGGCTGCAACCTAGAGGGCTCCCCTGGTGTGTCTGGTTAAGGTATGGCAGCGGTGCACCTGAGGTCTCCAGTGGGAAATGCGAGTTCTGCAACGGGCCGCAGGACTGCTGTATCTGATTACAAACAGAATTGGAATATGAGATGGGGCCAAATACTCTGTTGCCTCAATAAGAGGAACCAAACATGGTAATGTGATCAATGATATATGCTTGTCCTCACATCTTTAGGAAGGAGGTTAGGCAAATTGTTGAAGTCCAGCTGGGGATTCACAGTGGCCAATTTCATGGACAGGAACTGCAAAATGGATGTTAAAGGAAAGGGTTCAGATAGCATATATCGACCTTGGTTCCATTCTAAAATGGAAAAACCTGCAGTTTCACAATCACTCCAGCTCTGAATTGACAGTGGGCACATACCTCGACTTGCCGTTGCAAGGACTGCACATAGTTTATGATTTCATCCAGCATGACTGCCTTGCCAACCACCTGAAACGAGTAACATTTCCCAATTTCAAATATGAGCAACAAAGTACTCTAGGACAGCAAGTGCCTGATATCAATTATGAGGGCCTTCTTCTGTTACCTTGTTGCAACCCGGCACAAGATCCTGCAGCAGCTTCATCCTCTGGCTGATCTTTTCTCTTCTCACCTGAATTGTTTGACAAAAGCGAgaaaaatcaacacaaaatctACAGCAAGGGTGATAGCAAGAACGATGCAATTGAGCCCCAAGGAATTGTACCCTCTCAGCGAGGCTGTGGCTGTCTGTCGCCTCACCGCGCCTCGCCCGGACATGGATGTAGTCCTTGGGCGGCTCGGGGGGCTTCGATGTGTCTTTCCCCTGCTTCTTGCCGCCATTCTCGCTGTTGCTCTGCGCGGCCTTCCCCTTGGCGGAGTTGTCCTCCGCGCCATTGCCCTCGTCCGCGGATTTGCACCGCTTCCCGCTGGATTCCTCCTGCAAAACGCTCCCAAAATGAAATCTTTTGCTCCAAAACTGAACTGCGCGGCGAATTGGGGCAAGAAACTAACGCAATTGCGCACGTACCTTGGCGAGATCCTTTGCGGCGGCGGACCCAGGGCCGTCCTTTCCTTTCCCCTTCCCGCTGGACTTCCGCTTCTTTGCATTGCCGTCGGAAGGGGCTTTCAACGCCATCTCCGCGCTGGCCGACGCCGGATCGGACACTGATGACTCGTCCCGGCCGTTCCCGAGCTCCAGCTCCTTCAATGCACCGACGGGGCCGGCTTCCGGGAGGCCGAACTGTCCCGGGACGGCGCCGTACCCGCTTCCACCGGTGCGGCCGTCAAAGCCGGAGAGCCTCGCCGCGCGCTCGGCGAAGCCTGGGTCGGCGAGGAACTGGTCCAGGTGGCCCATCGGCATCAAGTTCTCAAGGATTGGCAAGCCGCTGGGTCCGGCGCCGCccacctgcggcggcgggtagTGGTGGAACTGGCCCATCATAGAGAGGTTGAGCTTCGGGGGAGAGCTGAGACGCGTGCCGCCGTACTGCGGCTGGGGCGAGATCCCGTGCAGAGCGAGGCCATcagtcgccgcggcggccatcgAGTTGGACGTCGGGGAGGAGACCATCGAGCTGAGCGCCGGGTCGAGGTggtcgccggccgcggcggcggcggccatggactgGTTCCAGTTGAGGTTGAGGAAGCACGACGGCGCCGATGCGGGCGGCAGCTGGTCGGGCGGCCCACAGTTCATCTCCGGCGAGCCGGAATTGCGCGAAGATCTGCAGCGAGCGTCCGCAATCGCCTAGGGGACCGCGCAATCCCCACTCAAAGAACCCGAATTCCGAGCACGAGCACGCGCACCCGCGAGCTGCGACCCCAATTGAGCAAAGAAACGCGAGGGGCAATCAGCGCAGCTCCCACCAAATCCCACTATGGGGCGGAGATAAGGTCCGAGAAGGTAAAGGCAGGAGCTTTTCGTGTGCGTGACAAAGCAAGCAAAAGTGGGGGAACAGTAAAGGAGTGGAAAAGAAGCACCTAAACCAAAGCAAAAGCTTGCAGCAGGCTGAGGCAAAagcagggagagagaggagaggagagagaggagctaGCACAGCAGTTGTAGAGAAGTAGAGATTGCGAGTGTGTGCGCTGGGGCAATATGTATATAGGTCCAGGATGGCATGGGTCAAATTGGATGGCTTATGGGCATCATCACCCCAGCCTTTCCTGCCATGAAaggggggaggaagaagctagAGGGAGCAGCACTGGAGCGAAGTGTTGTGGTGCACTGGTGCGGCCGGTGCGGTGAGTTGCTTGCTGGAGGTGGAGAGAAGGAGAAAAGGGAGATGCACTGCTGCCGCTTTTATTTGTGCTGTCAACCAgagaataaaaaaaaacaatgcatgTAATTTGCTTTCGTTTTTGTTTTCTGATCCCGGAAATTTTTTAGATGGAGCTGATGGTCCCCAAGCGCGAGGAGGGATGGTGTGTTGTTTGGGTCATGAAATTGAGGGATCAACCAATCATTAAATCGGGGAGGGGACTAGGCCACAAGGGGACAAAAGGATGCTTGGTAGTCTGGGTTAGATCGTATACTTGCTAAAAACCAAATCATTTTTAATGGGTTTTTCAGTTTTCAATTCCGGGATAGAACAAGAGCCCATTGGATGGGAACCGCTGTGGGTTTGTTTGTGTGCTGCGACACTTTTTCTATGGCTGATTGAGGTTTTCAGCCCCTTCTGTTCGACGATGTTGGTGCCTTAGCGTGGGTGGAAAATTTGAAGTGCCTGCCTGTTTTTGTTAGCACCCGAGTTTCTCACAAGTATATATCCTCTGATTTACTTGAAATT encodes the following:
- the LOC117855541 gene encoding transcription factor bHLH62, with product MNCGPPDQLPPASAPSCFLNLNWNQSMAAAAAAGDHLDPALSSMVSSPTSNSMAAAATDGLALHGISPQPQYGGTRLSSPPKLNLSMMGQFHHYPPPQVGGAGPSGLPILENLMPMGHLDQFLADPGFAERAARLSGFDGRTGGSGYGAVPGQFGLPEAGPVGALKELELGNGRDESSVSDPASASAEMALKAPSDGNAKKRKSSGKGKGKDGPGSAAAKDLAKEESSGKRCKSADEGNGAEDNSAKGKAAQSNSENGGKKQGKDTSKPPEPPKDYIHVRARRGEATDSHSLAERVRREKISQRMKLLQDLVPGCNKVVGKAVMLDEIINYVQSLQRQVEFLSMKLATVNPQLDFNNLPNLLPKDIQQSCGPLQNSHFPLETSGAPLPYLNQTHQGSPLGCSLTNGMDNQSNMHPLDPAFCQQMNSQHRFLNGVSDAASQVGTFWQDDLQSVVHMDIGQNQEIAATSSNSYNGSLQTVHMKMEL